One Fibrobacter sp. UWR2 DNA segment encodes these proteins:
- a CDS encoding radical SAM protein, producing the protein MTKYNFSRYNILIAEGDDIAVYNTLGNSLAVLSHDEYDFLEKIVSEGVPADLEASKLDFLDRCLINNFIIPVDADERERIKEKFLSVKTGKQSLTMTILPTLSCNFNCNYCFEGADKKSSIMNAKTQDGVMHWLESNCTELQNLNVTWFGGEPTLGMDVIRGLSRRMIDLCTKKGIAYKASIITNGSLLKSENMDAFRECRISWIQITLDGPKDVHDKVRFFKSDNRGSFDVIMENVRKYQSESPIATTFRVNVDSRNEAQCYRLIDEVARELKGVKNISMYFAPIHASTTMCKHVSAYTLEALHYAEIETKLIEYAYKNGLCNITLPPHLMGVCGAAKENGLVICPNGDIHKCWETVSVDKYKIGNIADEKFNLRDAGKDWTSWSPFVEQECLDCRIMPNCMGMCTYRFLFKENYSGNSALTPCPSIKFDLENRLRLYLKKFHH; encoded by the coding sequence ATGACCAAATACAACTTTTCAAGATACAATATCCTTATCGCCGAAGGCGATGACATTGCAGTGTATAATACTTTGGGCAACTCCCTTGCGGTTTTATCGCACGACGAGTATGACTTTCTGGAGAAAATTGTTAGTGAGGGCGTCCCTGCTGACTTGGAGGCTTCAAAGCTTGATTTCTTGGATAGGTGCCTAATCAATAATTTCATAATTCCTGTCGATGCCGATGAGCGCGAACGAATAAAAGAGAAGTTTTTGTCGGTGAAAACAGGGAAGCAGTCATTGACAATGACAATTCTTCCGACTCTTTCGTGCAACTTTAATTGCAATTACTGCTTCGAAGGTGCCGACAAGAAAAGTTCCATTATGAATGCAAAAACGCAGGATGGCGTTATGCATTGGCTGGAATCTAACTGTACGGAACTTCAAAATCTGAATGTGACCTGGTTTGGTGGCGAGCCTACGCTTGGAATGGACGTTATAAGGGGCTTATCTAGGCGAATGATTGACCTGTGTACAAAGAAGGGTATCGCGTACAAGGCCTCCATAATCACCAATGGATCCCTGCTCAAGTCCGAAAATATGGACGCCTTTAGGGAATGCCGAATTTCCTGGATTCAGATAACGCTTGATGGGCCTAAGGATGTTCACGATAAGGTCCGCTTCTTCAAGTCGGATAATCGTGGGTCTTTTGATGTGATAATGGAGAACGTAAGGAAATATCAATCAGAATCACCTATTGCGACGACATTCCGCGTGAATGTGGATTCCCGCAACGAAGCGCAATGCTATAGGCTGATTGATGAAGTCGCCCGTGAACTGAAGGGCGTTAAAAATATTTCGATGTACTTTGCCCCGATTCATGCGTCGACAACAATGTGTAAGCATGTTTCGGCTTATACCTTGGAGGCGCTTCATTATGCAGAAATCGAAACCAAGCTCATTGAGTATGCCTATAAGAATGGCTTGTGCAACATTACGCTGCCGCCTCATTTAATGGGAGTCTGTGGGGCGGCCAAGGAGAACGGCCTTGTAATCTGCCCGAACGGCGATATTCACAAATGTTGGGAAACTGTTTCTGTAGACAAGTACAAAATTGGGAACATAGCTGACGAGAAATTCAATCTAAGGGACGCAGGGAAGGATTGGACGTCTTGGTCTCCTTTTGTAGAACAGGAATGCCTGGATTGCAGGATTATGCCAAATTGCATGGGAATGTGTACGTACCGTTTCTTGTTCAAGGAAAACTATTCGGGAAACTCGGCCCTTACGCCATGCCCATCGATCAAGTTCGATTTGGAAAATAGACTGCGCCTCTATCTAAAAAAATTTCACCATTAA
- the nadA gene encoding quinolinate synthase NadA, producing the protein MTADELFNRLNKIQPGAVLCHYTREKVEQMLPLINEINERKKDQDTVILAHSYCAPEIVLGVADYTGDSYKLSEDATKVPQKTILFSAVRFMGETAKILSPEKDVLIPGKLTGCSLADSITGKDVQALREKYPEHAFICYINTTADVKAACDVCVTSGNVMKIVEAYPNDKICFVPDKLMGQNIKNEMESRGVKKDIVLYNGSCYVHETYDAELIQFFRSQNPGLKVVSHPECNPSAAFYSDFVGSTGQMVKYIDGLPPKSKVLLLTECGLNARMHYEHPDMEFIGSCSMCKYMKSNSLENILETLRHPEQANRVELDEDTRVKAKKCIDAMFHYANL; encoded by the coding sequence ATGACCGCGGACGAACTCTTCAACAGATTGAACAAGATCCAGCCGGGTGCGGTGCTCTGCCACTACACCCGTGAAAAAGTCGAACAGATGCTCCCGCTGATCAACGAGATCAACGAGCGCAAGAAAGACCAGGATACTGTCATCCTCGCGCACAGCTACTGCGCACCGGAAATCGTGCTCGGTGTCGCCGACTACACGGGCGACAGCTACAAGCTGAGCGAAGACGCCACGAAGGTCCCACAGAAGACAATCCTCTTCTCCGCAGTCCGCTTCATGGGCGAGACGGCCAAGATCCTGAGCCCCGAAAAAGACGTGCTCATCCCGGGCAAGCTCACGGGCTGCAGCCTCGCCGATTCCATTACCGGCAAGGACGTGCAGGCGCTGCGCGAAAAGTACCCGGAACACGCCTTCATCTGCTACATCAACACCACGGCCGACGTGAAGGCGGCCTGCGACGTGTGTGTCACGAGCGGCAACGTGATGAAGATCGTGGAAGCCTACCCCAACGACAAGATTTGCTTTGTGCCCGACAAGCTCATGGGCCAAAACATCAAGAACGAGATGGAAAGCCGCGGCGTCAAGAAGGACATCGTACTCTACAACGGCAGCTGCTACGTGCACGAGACGTACGATGCCGAACTCATCCAGTTCTTCCGCAGCCAGAATCCGGGCCTCAAGGTGGTGAGCCACCCCGAATGCAACCCCTCTGCGGCGTTCTACAGCGACTTCGTGGGCAGTACCGGCCAGATGGTCAAGTACATCGATGGCCTGCCGCCCAAGAGCAAGGTCCTGCTCCTTACGGAATGCGGGCTCAATGCACGCATGCACTACGAGCACCCCGACATGGAATTCATCGGGAGCTGCAGCATGTGCAAGTACATGAAGTCTAACTCCCTCGAGAACATCCTCGAGACACTCCGCCACCCCGAACAGGCGAACCGCGTGGAACTCGACGAAGATACGCGCGTGAAGGCGAAGAAGTGCATCGACGCGATGTTCCACTACGCGAACCTCTAG
- the mnmA gene encoding tRNA 2-thiouridine(34) synthase MnmA gives MAKKVAVGLSGGVDSALAAYLLKQQGYEVVGVTMATWDGSLNIPHVEGREGCFGPGEDISIAEAKTVADRLGVPHYVVRVSEEYKRQVLDYFRAEYRAGRTPNPCVRCNQNIKFGALHMAARRMGIAFDYFATGHYARLDFKNPDEPFLYAALDHSKDQTYFLSRLTAEQLSTVIFPLGGMTKVQVKELAKEIGWDDYATKKESQDFLECGDYSVLFDESDNVPGDFVDMQGKVLGQHKGIVHYTIGQRKGLNIGGQPEPLFVVSIDAKKNQVVLGPRSALSCTEVSGVELNLMVSETSPLLKGELTAHIRLGHRGAVARIVALDTAAGTIRVRFDEPQFASAPGQILVLYAGDGIVASAIIA, from the coding sequence ATGGCAAAGAAGGTAGCAGTCGGGCTTTCCGGCGGTGTCGATTCGGCACTCGCGGCTTACCTACTAAAACAGCAGGGATATGAAGTCGTCGGCGTTACCATGGCCACATGGGACGGTTCCCTCAACATACCGCACGTAGAAGGCCGCGAGGGCTGCTTCGGCCCTGGCGAGGACATAAGCATCGCCGAAGCGAAGACCGTCGCCGACCGTCTGGGCGTGCCGCATTACGTTGTCCGTGTTTCCGAGGAATACAAGCGCCAGGTGCTCGACTACTTCCGCGCCGAATACCGCGCGGGCCGCACGCCGAACCCGTGCGTGCGTTGCAACCAGAATATCAAATTCGGCGCACTCCACATGGCAGCCCGCCGCATGGGCATTGCCTTCGACTACTTTGCCACCGGGCACTACGCCCGCCTCGATTTCAAGAACCCCGACGAGCCGTTCCTGTATGCGGCGCTCGACCACAGCAAAGACCAGACGTACTTCCTCTCGCGCCTTACCGCAGAGCAACTCTCCACGGTAATCTTCCCGCTGGGCGGCATGACGAAGGTACAGGTCAAAGAACTCGCGAAAGAAATCGGCTGGGACGACTATGCCACCAAAAAAGAAAGCCAGGACTTCTTGGAATGCGGCGACTACTCCGTACTCTTCGACGAATCCGACAACGTGCCGGGTGACTTCGTAGACATGCAGGGAAAGGTGCTCGGCCAGCACAAGGGCATAGTGCACTACACCATCGGGCAGCGCAAGGGCCTGAACATCGGTGGCCAGCCGGAACCGCTCTTCGTGGTGTCCATCGATGCGAAGAAGAACCAGGTGGTGCTCGGCCCCCGCAGCGCTCTCAGCTGCACCGAAGTCTCGGGCGTGGAACTCAACCTGATGGTATCCGAAACCTCGCCGCTCTTGAAGGGCGAACTGACGGCGCACATCAGGCTCGGCCACAGGGGCGCCGTCGCGCGGATTGTCGCGCTCGACACTGCCGCCGGTACCATCCGCGTGCGGTTCGACGAACCGCAGTTCGCCTCCGCACCGGGCCAGATTCTGGTGCTCTACGCCGGCGACGGCATCGTCGCATCGGCAATTATCGCCTAA
- a CDS encoding HD-GYP domain-containing protein: protein MYKILEDGCHVVFDLDATDGEEGGEPGAVIPFDPTFVPYLPKLLNGESIEPIISDDQYGWLLTVYKPLKNSAGKTVAYVAADISMGEILIDQAKFFIKLLSMFFGLSIIIMSIVLELVHRGIVNPVNRMASGAIHFAYNLEQSRVSSVQELDSLNITTDDEIEYLYKALIKTCKDSVEFIERLEKAAERITRMQDEIIINFAEMVEARDTSTGNHIKKTAFYVEAIAKELQREGKFSEILDDAYIAKLKRSAPLHDIGKIAVSDLILNKPGKLTDEEFAIMKSHTTEGWHILEKIEENASDSMDDDYLKEATEMAHYHHEKWDGTGYPTGIKGNGIPLSARIMAVADVFDALVAERIYKKPFTYEKAMAIITEGAGKHFDPVVVEAFSHISEELYAQRTVLDDIVTHKHDDAAKG from the coding sequence GTGTACAAGATTCTCGAAGACGGCTGCCACGTGGTATTCGACCTCGATGCGACCGACGGCGAGGAGGGTGGCGAGCCGGGTGCAGTCATCCCCTTCGACCCGACATTCGTGCCCTACCTGCCTAAACTGCTCAACGGCGAATCCATCGAGCCGATTATCTCCGACGACCAGTACGGCTGGCTACTCACCGTATACAAGCCGCTCAAGAATTCCGCGGGCAAGACGGTCGCCTATGTCGCCGCCGACATCTCCATGGGCGAAATCCTCATCGACCAGGCGAAGTTCTTCATCAAGCTCCTCTCGATGTTCTTCGGGCTTTCAATTATCATCATGAGTATCGTGCTCGAACTCGTGCACCGCGGAATCGTGAACCCCGTAAACCGCATGGCATCGGGCGCCATACACTTCGCCTACAACTTGGAACAGAGCCGCGTGAGCAGCGTCCAGGAACTCGATTCCCTCAACATTACCACGGACGACGAAATCGAATACCTGTACAAGGCGCTCATCAAGACCTGCAAGGACTCGGTGGAATTCATCGAAAGACTCGAGAAGGCAGCCGAGCGCATCACCCGCATGCAGGACGAAATTATTATCAACTTCGCAGAAATGGTCGAAGCGCGCGATACCAGTACGGGTAACCACATTAAGAAAACTGCATTCTACGTGGAGGCCATCGCGAAGGAGCTGCAGCGCGAAGGCAAGTTCAGCGAAATTCTCGACGACGCGTACATCGCAAAGCTCAAGCGTTCCGCGCCTCTCCACGACATCGGCAAGATCGCCGTGTCCGACCTCATTCTGAATAAGCCGGGCAAGCTTACCGACGAAGAATTCGCCATCATGAAGAGCCATACCACCGAAGGCTGGCATATTCTCGAAAAGATCGAAGAAAACGCAAGCGATTCCATGGATGACGATTACCTCAAGGAAGCTACCGAGATGGCGCACTACCACCACGAAAAGTGGGACGGCACAGGGTACCCCACCGGAATCAAGGGCAACGGAATCCCGCTGTCGGCGCGCATCATGGCGGTGGCCGACGTGTTCGACGCGCTCGTGGCCGAACGCATCTACAAGAAGCCCTTCACCTACGAGAAGGCGATGGCCATCATCACCGAGGGCGCAGGCAAGCACTTCGACCCTGTGGTAGTCGAGGCCTTCAGCCACATCTCCGAGGAACTCTACGCCCAGCGCACCGTGCTCGACGATATAGTTACGCACAAGCACGATGATGCCGCAAAGGGCTAG
- a CDS encoding patatin-like phospholipase family protein: MKKLVISVCGGGALGIGPLKFMSLLEKDLGANLADVSEAFAGTSTGSIIASGLCEGMTAQTLFDLYKANLEKIFKKKSGTLPPIARSNYYRYDNSGLKKLLYENFPGKMDKFNKPIYIPTTYMNGESVEKVWDRTDTWMDRAYAILSSCSAPTYFDTLTLDGKVFCDGGMWANDPIMVLQSGLKNLCASKKKYRDLFADGIKILTFNTGMITPNKAPAKKNALGWLEYIMDDWIARTGNSNYFEACANIGEDNVYRVAPKVDKKYAMDDLTLVDKVAKIWEDEYKRVKKDVLKFVKSTM, translated from the coding sequence GTGAAGAAACTCGTCATTTCCGTTTGTGGCGGCGGCGCCCTCGGTATTGGTCCCCTCAAGTTCATGAGCCTGCTCGAAAAGGATCTGGGTGCAAACCTCGCCGATGTGAGCGAAGCATTCGCGGGCACTTCTACCGGCTCGATTATTGCGAGTGGACTTTGTGAGGGCATGACGGCCCAGACGCTCTTTGACCTGTACAAGGCGAATCTCGAGAAGATTTTCAAGAAGAAATCCGGTACGCTTCCGCCGATTGCCCGTTCGAACTACTACCGCTACGACAATTCCGGCCTCAAGAAGCTCCTGTACGAGAACTTCCCGGGCAAGATGGACAAGTTCAACAAGCCCATCTACATCCCGACCACCTACATGAACGGTGAAAGCGTAGAGAAGGTGTGGGACCGCACCGACACCTGGATGGACCGCGCCTACGCCATCCTTTCGAGTTGCTCCGCGCCGACCTATTTCGACACGCTGACTCTTGATGGCAAGGTCTTCTGCGATGGCGGCATGTGGGCGAACGACCCCATCATGGTGCTGCAGTCCGGCCTCAAGAATCTCTGCGCAAGCAAGAAGAAGTACCGCGACCTCTTTGCCGACGGTATCAAGATCCTCACGTTCAATACCGGCATGATTACCCCGAACAAGGCCCCCGCGAAAAAGAACGCTCTGGGCTGGCTCGAATACATCATGGATGACTGGATTGCACGTACGGGCAACTCGAACTACTTCGAAGCCTGCGCGAACATCGGTGAAGACAATGTTTACCGTGTCGCGCCGAAGGTGGACAAGAAGTATGCGATGGATGACCTTACTCTCGTCGACAAGGTTGCCAAGATCTGGGAAGACGAATACAAGAGGGTCAAGAAGGATGTCCTCAAGTTCGTGAAGTCCACGATGTAG